The region GGTGCAACCGAGCAATTCGCCCTCGGCGAGCGGGCCGGCGAGCTGGCGCGCGAGCGGCGGACTCATGAGGTGCAGGCAGCAGTCCCCGTCGGTGACAGAAAGTCCGACGAGATAGTTGCGGTGGTACTCGAACATCGGGATCTGGTAGCCGATGCGCTCCGTGGCGCCCGGAGCCGCGGCACGGATCATCCGGCGCACCGATTCGAGTGCCGTCTTCTGTTCTTCGGGAAGCGCGGCGAGATATTCGTCCACGGTTCCGGCTGGATAACCACGCTCCATTGCGTCGCTCCTTACTTCTTCAAGCAACCGTAACCCCGCGAGCCCCCGAACGGCAGACCTTTCGTCACCCGCTTGAAACACAAGCCGCGATAGGCTGGGCGCACAAACGAATATCGGGCCGCACACATCGCACTGCGGGAGAGTCCATTCGCGAACAACGCGCAGGACACCGAAGGAGCAAGCCTCCCCGCCAATCTCTCAGGTTCAGTACCGCACAGCGAAGGCCACTCTGAAAAGCGGAATGCGCAGCATTCCGGATCGAGCGAAGCGAGAATACCGCCAAGCCGACCCGGCGCGTCCCA is a window of Conyzicola nivalis DNA encoding:
- a CDS encoding iron chaperone, whose protein sequence is MDEYLAALPEEQKTALESVRRMIRAAAPGATERIGYQIPMFEYHRNYLVGLSVTDGDCCLHLMSPPLARQLAGPLAEGELLGCTVHFAPERPLSEETVRRIVGLRTAEIDASVFARAR